One Silene latifolia isolate original U9 population chromosome 4, ASM4854445v1, whole genome shotgun sequence DNA segment encodes these proteins:
- the LOC141653040 gene encoding peptidyl-prolyl cis-trans isomerase CYP63-like, whose product MSKKKNPRVFLDVSIGGDPVERIVIELFADVVPKTAENFRVLCTGEKGVGLTTGKPLHYKGSNFHRIINKFMAQGGDFSKGDGTGGESIYGGKFADENFKLEHSVPGLLCMANAGPNTNGSQFFITFKATPHLDGKHVVFGKVVQGMDIVKKMEHVGTSDGRPLKQVKIVDCGEITAAKVEVAVLPGKGKLKKPKKALSSDESSDDKRKRQPKKSSKDRRKKKRRYSSSDSYSSSSSESHSDSDSDSDSDSSVYDSDDSSSSSDGRRRKRKRPSKVTKRVPKKSDSSKKKRSRRDGRLGRKSKRNSDSSSDSETTSTQSSSEDEEPRRRTSSKLKKISESGKDQKKAEVQTAISPAKEEDDFSRKTEHTSNNGHEKETKSARVTEPPADGKEKNRVRSLSPRSQEIVPSDSEITDRHQKANAKSQLDDVVPAVEGVPPPAKESGSPSGNEPKRIRKGRGFTEKFAFARRYKTPSPERSPRRPPYNYGGRNYYDRNRDRFSNYRGYSDRAPRYRSPPRRRSPRTRRSRSRSGSPNDERGPRRQRNRSADRSPARRTNLRERRPISERLGSRVGTKAEDERRSPPKARSRSRSRDRNLSRSSSPEAGLIRHQRKKGSASPRRSISSSPVGQKGLVAYGDGSPDAGSR is encoded by the exons ATGTCCAAGAAAAAGAATCCACGTGTATTTCTAGATGTATCCATTGGTGGCGATCCTGTTGAAAGAATTGTTATTGAG CTGTTTGCAGATGTTGTTCCAAAAACTGCTGAAAACTTCCGTGTACTCTGCACTG GAGAAAAGGGTGTGGGACTTACCACAGGGAAACCTCTACACTATAAAGGATCCAATTTCCACCGCATAATAAACAAATTCATGGCACAA GGGGGTGATTTTTCAAAGGGGGATG GCACGGGTGGAGAAAGCATCTATGGGGGGAAATTTGCAG ATGAAAATTTTAAGTTGGAACATAGCGTCCCTGGACTTCTCTGTATGGCAAACGCAGGTCCCAATACCAACGGATCACAGTTCTTTATCACGTTTAAAGCGACTCCTCATCTTGATGG GAAGCATGTCGTTTTCGGCAAGGTAGTCCAAGGGATGGATATTGTCAAGAAAATGGAACATGTGGGAACTTCTGACGGGCGTCCTCTAAAACAAGTTAAAATTGTTGACTGTGGAGAAATTACAGCTGCTAAAGTTGAAGTTGCAGTTTTACCCGGGAAAG GGAAATTAAAGAAACCAAAAAAAGCTTTAAGCTCCGATGAAAGTTCAGATGACAAAAGGAAAAGGCAGCCTAAGAAATCTTCTAAAGAcaggaggaaaaagaaaaggcgTTACTCATCCTCAGACTCTTATAGCAGCTCCTCATCAGAATCTCACAGTGATTCTGATTCTGATTCTGATTCAGATTCTTCCGTGTATGATTCTGATGACTCTAGCTCTTCAAGTGATGGTAGACGCCGAAAGAGAAAGAGACCCAGTAAAGTTACTAAGCGGGTGCCGAAAAAGAGTGATAGCAGCAAAAAGAAAAGAAGTCGGCGTGATGGAAGATTGGGGCGCAAATCTAAAAG GAATTCTGATAGCTCTAGTGATAGTGAAACCACAAGCACCCAAAGCAGCTCTGAGGATGAAGAGCCTAGACGTCGTACTTCATCAA AGTTGAAGAAAATTTCTGAATCTGGTAAAGATCAAAAGAAGGCTGAGGTTCAGACGGCGATCAGCCCAGCTAAGGAAGAGGACGATTTTTCACGAAAGACCGAACATACGTCAAACAATGGGCATGAAAAGGAAACTAAATCTGCACGAGTCACGGAACCACCAGCTGACGGGAAAGAGAAAAACAG GGTCCGATCTCTCAGTCCTAGAAGTCAAGAAATTGTCCCGAGTGATAGTGAGATTACAGATCGACATCAGAAGGCAAATGCTAAGTCACAACTTGATGATGTAGTTCCTGCTGTTGAAGGTGTCCCACCTCCTGCTAAAGAGTCTGGAAGCCCTTCTGGTAATGAACCAAAGCGCATAAGAAAGGGTCGAGGATTCACTGAGAAGTTTGCCTTTGCCCGACGGTATAAGACTCCTTCTCCTGAGCGATCACCACGAAGGCCTCCGTACAATTATGGTGGCAGAAATTACTACGACAGGAATCGTGACAG ATTTTCAAACTATCGTGGTTATTCAGATCGTGCACCTCGCTATAGAAGCCCTCCAAGAAGAAGATCCCCGAG GACCAGAAGAAGTCGAAGTCGCTCCGGAAGTCCAAATGATGAGCGAGGCCCAAGAAGACAGCGAAACCGAAGCGCAGACCGAAGCCCAGCCCGTCGTACCAATCTAAGAGAAAGACGTCCAATTAGCGAGAGGTTAGGATCTCGTGTTGGCACTAAAGCAGAAGATGAGCGACGTTCTCCTCCCAAAGCTAGATCAAGGTCCAGGTCAAGAGACCGAAATTTGTCACGTTCGAGCTCTCCAGAAGCTGGGTTGATAAGGCATCAACGGAAGAAAGGATCAGCATCACCAAGAAGGTCGATTTCAAGCTCACCAGTGGGTCAGAAGGGTCTAGTAGCCTATGGTGATGGTAGCCCGGATGCAGGTTCCAGGTAG